Proteins encoded in a region of the Halothiobacillus diazotrophicus genome:
- a CDS encoding YgaP family membrane protein produces the protein MTANVGMIDKALRIIVGIVLIALAATHVIGWWGYIGIVPLLTGLFNFCPAYLLIGMNTKGKDTPAE, from the coding sequence ATGACAGCCAATGTGGGAATGATTGATAAGGCCTTGCGGATTATCGTGGGCATCGTGCTGATCGCGCTGGCGGCCACGCACGTGATCGGCTGGTGGGGGTACATCGGTATCGTGCCGTTGCTGACCGGGCTGTTCAACTTCTGTCCGGCCTACCTGTTGATCGGTATGAACACCAAGGGCAAGGATACGCCCGCCGAATAA
- a CDS encoding sulfite exporter TauE/SafE family protein, whose translation MPNDMTFWAALLVGFFGGVHCIGMCGGIVGALTFGLPADKRATARQLMPYLLAYNLARITSYTLAGAIAGLIGAFGLSLIPLQHAQLYLLIVAGLFMVLMGLYVGGWWFGLTRIERVGSRLWRHIEPLGRKLMPVRSPRQALLLGFVWGWLPCGLVYSVLIWALSAGSAAQGALLMLGFGLGTLPNLLLMGAFAAQLSAFTRKPWVRWIAGTAVTGFGLYTVGLAIWNIAAH comes from the coding sequence ATGCCAAACGACATGACTTTCTGGGCGGCCTTGTTGGTCGGATTCTTCGGCGGCGTACATTGCATCGGCATGTGCGGCGGCATCGTCGGCGCCCTCACCTTCGGCCTGCCGGCGGACAAGCGTGCGACGGCGCGGCAGCTGATGCCCTATCTGCTCGCCTACAATCTGGCCCGCATCACTTCCTACACCCTGGCGGGGGCGATCGCCGGACTCATCGGCGCGTTCGGGCTTTCGCTCATCCCGCTGCAGCACGCCCAGCTCTATCTGCTGATCGTTGCCGGCCTGTTCATGGTGCTGATGGGCCTCTACGTCGGTGGCTGGTGGTTCGGCCTGACGCGTATCGAGCGGGTGGGTTCGCGCCTGTGGCGCCACATCGAACCCCTCGGCCGGAAACTGATGCCCGTCCGCTCCCCCCGGCAGGCGCTGCTGCTCGGCTTCGTCTGGGGCTGGCTGCCCTGCGGCCTCGTCTACAGCGTGCTGATCTGGGCACTCTCGGCGGGCAGCGCCGCGCAGGGTGCGCTGCTGATGCTGGGGTTCGGTCTGGGCACCCTGCCGAACCTGCTTCTGATGGGCGCTTTTGCCGCCCAGCTCTCCGCCTTCACCCGCAAGCCGTGGGTTCGCTGGATCGCGGGCACGGCCGTCACCGGTTTCGGACTGTACACCGTGGGGCTGGCCATCTGGAATATCGCCGCGCACTGA
- the hrpA gene encoding ATP-dependent RNA helicase HrpA has translation MDLILPGGSPTLPGMNDRSPHPESPSDIPKPPEGPGAQTPDPKNPEDVTAFLRAHLDQLPLSDVPRLARRLAGFERSLRAGDGGKGQRDPAHPGRNGPGKAGRAPRTPDTLATLVDAFEASAALVTARRGHDLKFDYPDDLPVSGERTKIMDLLRAHPVVIVAGETGSGKTTQLPKMLLELGYGLRGQVGHTQPRRIAARNVASRLAEELGSAGAQAVGYKVRFSDQTQPTSRVAVMTDGILLAEINRDPDLLRYDALIIDEAHERSLNIDFLLGILRQLIERRPDFRLVITSATIDTARFAQHFARLDPATGSLLPAPVVPVSGRSYPVEIRYRPLDASRQGDDAGDGDAAGEERDLPAAVVAAVDELIVEGLGDILVFLPGEREIRDCAQRLSRHGLRHTEILPLYARLSTAEQQRVFAPHTGRRVVLTTNVAETSLTVPGIHYVIDSGLARIARYSPRSRVQKLAVEAISQASAKQRAGRCGRIAPGICIRLYDEADFTGRPAFTNPEILRTNLASVVLRLIDLKLGEPEHFPFIEPPDSRQLAAARRLLFELHGLDGEQRITTLGRRLARLPVDPTLARMVLAALSLGDAVAVDTLIVVAFLSIQDPRERPADHAQAADQAQQAFRVADSDFAAVLSLWHAWHQVVRHESQRQRRAWAKRHFLSYNRLLEWHDLFGQLRQIVDELNQRALPDAQPVPGPGVELAESDKSGWQTRLDQLHQAILPGLLAQIGMRDEAQRADRTEKADQRGQKKRTPTVYIGANNRRFMLFPGSGVAKLSPKWVMSAEIVETTRVYARMVAAINPRWIEPLAGHLTTREHSEPQWDQRGGRVMAFETVKLFGLPIVTKRRIDFGRIDPLLAREIFIRSALVEGAFESNLRFWRDNQALISEIRELEARTRRPDLLIDDQVIFDFYASHLPADVHDTAGLVRWLKEVGPSQPTALCMTRDDVLKREPDQHDPKGFPDRLQMGAFSLPLHYHFAPGSDDDGVTLRLPLAALNQIDAARASHLIPGLRREKIEALIRGLPKADRRHFVPAPEFAAAVNERIAVEQGDLIGQLATELHRMTGHRVDPELFDERKLLSHLRMRFAVVNDAGEELDADRDLTVLVARHQAAAQQAFAQRTRHRLERDDLTDWSLGDLPEQLTVEQQGAQLQAYPALVDAGDHVRVALLDDAERALAAHRAGVTRLLMLALPEQVRHLMQYLKQERALDPARLQYSQLSHRRPLPEQGLVLPNRRDVAFDTEIVARAVAGLAVDDRPPVRDASGFAERVEWLRPRLDEAVRQLAEQLRGLFAQHQALRARLKGRLPLSQIEAAREVAEQFDALIYPGFIWYTPQSLFGQLPRYLTAAEKRLEKIDRHPERDRMLRVQFMPLCSRVLARIGQSTDDPAEFLALCRLQEQLEEWRVATFAQELARKGAPAAPEIEQSLKRF, from the coding sequence ATGGACTTGATTCTCCCGGGCGGTTCGCCAACACTGCCCGGCATGAACGACCGATCGCCCCACCCCGAGTCCCCATCGGACATCCCCAAGCCGCCCGAAGGGCCCGGGGCGCAGACGCCCGACCCGAAAAACCCCGAGGATGTTACCGCTTTTTTGCGGGCGCATCTCGATCAATTGCCCCTGAGCGATGTCCCCCGGCTGGCCCGGCGGCTGGCGGGATTCGAGCGGAGCCTGCGTGCGGGAGACGGCGGAAAGGGTCAACGTGACCCGGCGCATCCTGGTCGGAATGGTCCCGGCAAGGCAGGGCGAGCGCCCCGAACTCCGGATACCCTGGCGACGCTGGTGGATGCCTTCGAGGCGTCGGCCGCGCTGGTGACGGCGCGCCGGGGGCATGACCTGAAATTCGACTATCCGGACGATCTCCCCGTCAGCGGCGAACGCACGAAGATCATGGATCTGCTGCGCGCCCATCCGGTGGTGATCGTGGCCGGGGAAACCGGCTCGGGCAAGACCACGCAGTTGCCGAAGATGCTGCTGGAGCTGGGGTACGGCCTGCGCGGACAGGTCGGCCATACCCAGCCCCGGCGGATCGCGGCGCGCAACGTCGCCAGTCGTTTGGCCGAGGAGTTGGGTTCGGCGGGAGCGCAGGCCGTCGGCTACAAGGTGCGTTTCTCCGATCAGACGCAGCCGACGAGCCGGGTCGCCGTGATGACCGACGGCATCCTGCTGGCCGAGATCAATCGCGATCCCGATCTGCTGCGCTACGACGCCCTGATCATCGACGAGGCGCACGAACGCAGTCTGAACATCGACTTTCTGCTCGGGATCCTGCGTCAGTTGATCGAACGCCGGCCCGATTTCCGGCTGGTGATCACCTCCGCGACGATCGATACGGCCCGATTCGCACAGCATTTCGCCCGGCTCGACCCCGCCACGGGCAGCCTGCTGCCAGCGCCCGTCGTGCCGGTGTCGGGGCGCAGCTATCCGGTCGAGATCCGTTATCGGCCCCTGGATGCGTCCCGACAGGGCGACGACGCGGGTGACGGGGATGCGGCCGGGGAGGAACGCGATCTGCCGGCCGCCGTGGTGGCGGCGGTGGACGAACTGATCGTCGAGGGACTGGGCGATATCCTGGTGTTCCTGCCCGGCGAGCGCGAGATCCGCGATTGTGCCCAGCGACTTTCCCGGCACGGCCTGCGCCATACCGAGATCCTGCCGCTGTACGCCCGGCTGTCCACGGCGGAGCAGCAGCGGGTTTTCGCGCCGCACACGGGACGCCGGGTCGTGCTGACCACGAACGTGGCGGAAACCTCCCTGACCGTGCCGGGTATCCATTACGTGATCGACTCCGGTCTGGCGCGCATCGCCCGTTACAGCCCTCGTTCCCGGGTGCAGAAACTGGCGGTCGAGGCCATTTCCCAGGCCTCGGCCAAGCAGCGGGCCGGGCGCTGCGGGCGCATTGCGCCGGGGATTTGCATCCGCCTGTACGATGAGGCGGACTTCACCGGGCGACCGGCCTTCACCAATCCGGAAATCCTGCGTACCAATCTCGCTTCCGTGGTGTTGCGCCTGATCGACCTGAAGCTGGGCGAGCCGGAGCATTTCCCTTTCATCGAACCGCCCGATTCGCGCCAGCTGGCAGCGGCGCGGCGACTGCTGTTCGAGTTGCACGGGCTCGATGGCGAACAGCGCATTACGACACTGGGACGGCGTCTGGCACGGTTGCCCGTCGATCCCACGCTCGCTCGGATGGTGCTGGCGGCCCTGTCGCTGGGCGATGCCGTGGCCGTCGATACCCTGATCGTGGTGGCGTTCCTGTCGATCCAGGATCCGCGCGAGCGACCGGCCGATCATGCCCAGGCCGCCGATCAGGCGCAGCAGGCGTTTCGGGTGGCCGATTCGGATTTCGCCGCCGTGTTGTCCCTGTGGCATGCCTGGCATCAGGTGGTGCGGCACGAATCGCAACGCCAGCGCCGGGCATGGGCCAAGCGGCATTTCCTGTCCTACAATCGTCTGCTCGAATGGCACGATCTCTTCGGCCAACTGCGGCAGATCGTCGATGAGCTGAACCAGCGCGCGCTACCCGACGCGCAGCCCGTGCCGGGGCCCGGTGTCGAGCTTGCCGAGTCGGACAAGTCCGGCTGGCAGACCCGCCTCGACCAGTTGCACCAGGCGATTCTGCCCGGCCTGCTGGCCCAGATCGGCATGCGTGACGAGGCGCAGCGGGCGGATCGGACGGAGAAGGCCGACCAGCGCGGTCAGAAGAAACGCACGCCCACCGTGTATATCGGGGCAAACAACCGCCGTTTCATGCTGTTTCCCGGTTCCGGGGTCGCCAAGCTGTCGCCCAAGTGGGTCATGAGTGCCGAGATCGTCGAGACCACCCGTGTGTATGCGCGGATGGTCGCGGCGATCAACCCGCGCTGGATCGAGCCTCTGGCGGGGCATCTCACGACCCGGGAACACAGCGAGCCGCAATGGGATCAGCGCGGCGGACGCGTGATGGCTTTCGAGACCGTGAAGCTGTTCGGTCTGCCGATTGTCACCAAACGGCGGATCGACTTCGGACGGATCGATCCGCTGTTGGCGCGGGAGATCTTCATTCGTTCCGCGCTGGTGGAGGGTGCGTTCGAGAGTAATCTGCGCTTCTGGCGGGACAATCAGGCATTGATCTCCGAAATTCGTGAGCTGGAGGCGCGCACGCGGCGACCGGACCTGCTGATCGACGATCAGGTCATCTTCGATTTCTACGCCAGCCATCTGCCGGCGGACGTGCATGACACCGCCGGCCTCGTACGCTGGCTGAAGGAAGTGGGCCCCTCGCAACCGACCGCCCTGTGCATGACGCGCGACGACGTGCTCAAGCGCGAGCCCGACCAGCACGATCCCAAGGGCTTCCCCGACCGCCTGCAGATGGGCGCCTTCAGTCTGCCGCTGCATTACCACTTCGCGCCGGGCAGCGACGACGACGGGGTGACGTTGCGCCTGCCGCTGGCCGCCCTCAACCAGATCGACGCCGCACGGGCCAGTCATCTCATTCCCGGCTTGCGGCGGGAAAAGATCGAGGCGCTGATCCGTGGTCTGCCCAAGGCGGATCGGCGGCATTTCGTGCCCGCACCCGAGTTTGCGGCCGCCGTCAACGAACGGATTGCCGTGGAGCAGGGCGATCTGATCGGGCAGCTGGCGACGGAGTTGCATCGCATGACCGGGCATCGCGTCGATCCCGAACTGTTCGACGAACGCAAGCTGCTGTCACACCTGCGGATGCGGTTCGCGGTGGTCAACGATGCGGGCGAGGAGCTGGATGCCGACCGGGATCTGACGGTGCTGGTCGCTCGCCACCAGGCGGCGGCGCAACAGGCCTTTGCCCAGCGGACGCGCCACCGGCTGGAGCGTGACGACCTGACGGACTGGTCGCTGGGCGATCTGCCCGAGCAGCTCACCGTCGAGCAGCAGGGGGCGCAGTTGCAGGCCTACCCGGCGCTGGTCGATGCCGGGGATCACGTCCGCGTGGCGCTGCTTGACGACGCGGAGCGGGCGCTGGCGGCGCACCGGGCCGGCGTGACGCGGCTCCTGATGCTCGCCTTGCCGGAGCAGGTCCGGCACCTGATGCAATACCTCAAGCAGGAGCGGGCGCTCGATCCGGCGCGTCTGCAGTACAGTCAGTTGAGTCATCGCCGCCCGCTGCCGGAACAGGGGCTAGTCCTGCCGAATCGGCGGGATGTGGCCTTCGATACGGAAATCGTGGCCCGCGCGGTGGCCGGACTGGCCGTCGACGACCGTCCACCGGTTCGGGATGCGTCCGGGTTCGCCGAACGGGTCGAATGGCTCCGGCCGCGGCTGGATGAGGCGGTGCGCCAACTGGCCGAGCAGTTGCGCGGCCTGTTTGCCCAGCATCAGGCGCTGCGGGCCCGACTCAAGGGTCGGTTGCCGCTGTCGCAGATCGAGGCGGCGCGGGAGGTGGCAGAACAGTTCGATGCGCTGATCTATCCCGGATTCATCTGGTATACGCCCCAGAGCTTGTTCGGCCAGTTGCCCCGCTACCTGACGGCGGCGGAGAAGCGCCTGGAGAAGATCGACCGGCATCCCGAACGGGATCGGATGCTTCGGGTGCAGTTCATGCCATTGTGCAGCCGGGTCCTAGCGCGGATCGGTCAGTCGACGGACGATCCGGCCGAGTTCCTGGCCTTGTGCCGGTTGCAGGAGCAACTCGAGGAGTGGCGCGTCGCCACGTTCGCCCAGGAGTTGGCACGAAAGGGTGCACCGGCCGCGCCGGAGATCGAGCAGAGTCTGAAACGATTCTAG
- a CDS encoding zinc-binding metallopeptidase family protein: MKTFACTHCGQPVFFENVYCESCNSPLGFDPGDQTLRAFEIQPDGIWRPLGPDADRRYRPCRNYHEAQVCNWMVRDSDDTVYCRSCRYTAVIPQLDRPENRRYWFLLESAKRRLIYALDQLGLPIPGRDEDPQRGLAFRFLADQRSDHRVVTGHDAGLITVNIVEADDAEREAIRTRLNEPYRTLLGHFRHEIGHFYWELLIADGPRLDEFRALFGDERADYQAALNRYYQSPPPEDWSRSYISAYATMHPWEDWAETWAHYMHIVDALGTARNWGVRIHRAAGRFDDWVDLEGDVGDFRTDIIRVWLPLSQFLNSMNRSLGQKDSYPFVIPDGVIQKLVFIHQVVQDARETAG; this comes from the coding sequence ATGAAAACGTTTGCGTGCACGCACTGTGGTCAGCCTGTCTTTTTCGAGAATGTCTATTGCGAATCCTGCAATAGTCCCTTGGGTTTCGATCCCGGTGATCAGACGCTCCGGGCATTCGAGATCCAGCCTGACGGTATCTGGCGGCCATTGGGGCCGGATGCCGATCGGCGTTACCGTCCGTGCCGCAATTACCATGAGGCGCAGGTCTGCAACTGGATGGTCCGGGATTCGGACGATACGGTCTACTGTCGGAGCTGTCGCTATACGGCGGTGATTCCGCAGCTCGATAGGCCCGAGAACCGACGGTACTGGTTCCTGCTGGAATCCGCAAAGCGTCGATTGATTTACGCGCTGGACCAACTGGGGTTGCCGATTCCGGGCCGGGACGAGGATCCACAGCGGGGGCTGGCCTTTCGATTCCTGGCCGATCAGCGTTCGGATCATCGCGTGGTCACCGGTCACGACGCGGGGTTGATCACCGTCAATATCGTCGAAGCGGACGATGCCGAACGTGAAGCGATCCGGACCCGGCTGAACGAACCCTATCGGACGCTGCTGGGGCACTTCCGGCATGAGATCGGCCACTTCTACTGGGAATTGCTGATTGCCGATGGCCCCCGTCTCGACGAGTTCCGGGCACTGTTCGGCGATGAGCGCGCGGATTACCAGGCTGCTTTGAACCGGTACTATCAGTCACCCCCACCGGAGGATTGGTCGCGTTCGTACATCAGTGCGTATGCGACGATGCACCCCTGGGAGGACTGGGCCGAAACCTGGGCGCATTACATGCATATCGTCGACGCGCTCGGCACGGCCCGGAATTGGGGCGTGCGTATTCATCGCGCGGCCGGCCGGTTCGATGACTGGGTGGATCTGGAAGGGGATGTCGGGGACTTCCGCACGGACATCATTCGTGTCTGGCTCCCTTTGAGTCAGTTTCTCAACAGCATGAACCGGAGCCTCGGGCAGAAGGACAGTTATCCCTTCGTGATCCCGGACGGCGTGATCCAGAAGCTGGTGTTCATCCATCAGGTGGTCCAGGATGCCCGCGAGACTGCCGGGTAG
- the cfa gene encoding cyclopropane fatty acyl phospholipid synthase: MAKQSVSAMENSERNDTNGRDTTRSDSSRVQTMLADLLALADVRINGLRPWDLHIRDPRAPGRILGFGNLGLGESYMAGWVDIPAVDQFIERVMRAHLDTNPAVGRSWSLIRHAIAARLLNRQSPVRAWAVGQRHYDLGNDFYRDMLDARMTYTCGYWATGVTTLDEAQEAKLDLICRKLDLQPGQRILDIGCGWGSFMRFAAERYGVSCVGVTISKEQAEYGRRLCAGLPVEFRLQDYRDLHESFDHIVSVGMFEHVGRKNYARYMDVARRCLKPDGLFLLHTITGDSSNSAPDPWIDKYIFPNGETPSFRQIAEATEGRFVIEDVHNFGTDYDRTLMAWHDNFTQAWPKYRSEYGDTFERMWRYYLLSCAGAFRSRQLNLLQCVLSPSGVRGGYRRPA; this comes from the coding sequence ATGGCAAAGCAATCGGTGTCCGCCATGGAGAATAGTGAGCGGAACGACACGAACGGGCGAGACACGACACGCAGCGATTCGTCACGAGTACAGACCATGCTCGCCGACCTGCTGGCCCTGGCCGACGTCCGGATCAATGGTCTGCGGCCCTGGGATCTGCACATTCGGGATCCCCGGGCGCCCGGCCGGATTCTCGGTTTCGGCAATCTGGGGCTGGGCGAAAGCTACATGGCCGGTTGGGTCGACATTCCTGCGGTCGACCAGTTCATCGAGCGAGTCATGCGGGCACACCTGGATACGAATCCGGCCGTAGGCCGCTCCTGGTCGCTGATCCGGCACGCGATCGCCGCACGGCTCCTCAACCGACAGAGCCCGGTGCGCGCCTGGGCCGTCGGTCAGCGTCACTACGATCTGGGCAATGATTTCTATCGCGACATGCTCGACGCGCGTATGACCTATACCTGCGGCTACTGGGCGACGGGCGTGACGACGCTGGACGAAGCCCAGGAAGCCAAGCTGGATCTGATCTGTCGCAAGCTGGATCTCCAACCGGGTCAACGCATCCTGGATATCGGTTGCGGCTGGGGCAGCTTCATGCGCTTCGCTGCCGAACGTTATGGAGTCAGTTGCGTCGGCGTCACCATCTCGAAGGAACAGGCCGAATACGGGCGGCGGCTGTGTGCCGGACTGCCGGTCGAATTCCGGCTGCAGGATTATCGGGATCTGCACGAATCCTTCGATCACATTGTGTCCGTCGGCATGTTCGAGCATGTCGGTCGCAAGAACTACGCCCGCTACATGGATGTGGCCCGCCGCTGCCTCAAGCCGGACGGACTGTTCCTGCTTCATACGATCACCGGCGACAGCTCGAACAGCGCACCCGACCCCTGGATCGACAAGTACATCTTTCCCAACGGCGAGACCCCGTCGTTCCGCCAGATTGCCGAAGCAACGGAAGGTCGGTTCGTGATCGAGGACGTGCATAACTTCGGCACCGACTACGATCGCACGCTCATGGCCTGGCACGACAATTTCACGCAAGCCTGGCCGAAATACCGATCCGAGTATGGCGACACGTTCGAGCGGATGTGGCGCTACTACCTGCTGTCCTGCGCGGGTGCGTTCCGGTCGCGACAACTCAATCTGCTGCAATGCGTTCTCTCGCCCTCAGGCGTTCGGGGCGGCTACCGTCGTCCCGCCTGA
- a CDS encoding thioredoxin domain-containing protein, with product MNLGSLIRQRGFGIAFALLALPAVAPADAPLSTLTREAPAMTHEVRAVPIPQSAAAARSLVAWPGLPAAEQPAVNAAEAHARKNPLAGGDPHTRWLDAAGKPLFTNRLILSPSPYLLEHAHNPVDWHPWGPAALAAAKAQNKPLFISIGYASCHWCHVMAQESFESPDVARVLNQSFIPVKVDRQQNPELDSRYQIAVAIVGGGQTGWPASIYTLPDGRPFFATLYQPEPQFLATLNQVAKVWATRPAAVAQDADKLTGLMRRVLDQQAQAQTLDASLIARTAQDLMQQIDPFEGGFGDGVKFPDTARLMFLLDQLGHGTLPPDQLASLRDSLNLTLEHMRRGGIYDQLGGGFFRYSTTPDWRVPHFEKMAYDQAELARTYLRAGLVLGRHDYWQTAEDTLDFVLAHMRAPDGGFIAALDADSALPTGSAASIGNQDAPGPLHEGAFYTWRPSEIEAVLSPADARLAMAYWRISPSGDIEGMSVPHRASAADEALLAKFHHLSPAALSEKMATLRERLNHIRARRPAPRQDGNRIASWNGLLIRALADGGRLLGQPRFVHAAAAAARFVDRKMRLPDGGLAHSFNRGVASGVANLADHADYALGLIALYDATGDRTWLKQAEVQATRIRQNFAAPAGGYVDQPTTSSAAGVVQDLPVRPYEDSPEPAGNVQALRLFMALTRRGSTAVDSELAEGLIAAFSGLVARDPQASTGMLAALTGERMGAIDTQAYGAHGGFHAQIHRRDRGQFDVDLVFAPGWHINAHETRGDLIATRLTAVSPLKLALVDYPVGKTMRLAFSDAPLNLYLGKTRISGVVPPDALAFPQRVRLDYQACNDEICLAPTQVTLWLPPVH from the coding sequence ATGAACCTGGGTTCGCTCATCCGCCAGCGGGGCTTCGGGATCGCGTTCGCGCTGTTGGCGTTGCCCGCCGTCGCCCCTGCCGACGCGCCCTTGTCCACCTTGACTCGGGAGGCCCCCGCCATGACGCATGAGGTGCGTGCAGTACCCATTCCCCAGTCCGCTGCCGCGGCGCGATCCCTGGTTGCCTGGCCGGGACTGCCGGCAGCGGAGCAACCTGCCGTGAACGCGGCGGAGGCCCATGCCCGCAAAAACCCCCTGGCCGGGGGCGATCCACATACCCGCTGGCTGGATGCAGCTGGCAAGCCGTTATTCACCAATCGACTGATTCTGAGTCCGTCGCCGTACCTGCTCGAACATGCCCACAACCCCGTCGATTGGCACCCCTGGGGACCGGCCGCGCTGGCAGCCGCCAAGGCTCAGAACAAGCCGTTGTTCATTTCGATCGGCTATGCGAGCTGTCACTGGTGTCATGTCATGGCGCAGGAGAGCTTCGAGTCCCCCGACGTGGCGCGCGTGCTGAACCAGTCGTTCATCCCCGTGAAGGTCGATCGACAGCAGAACCCGGAGCTCGACAGTCGATACCAGATCGCGGTGGCCATCGTCGGCGGCGGCCAGACCGGTTGGCCCGCGAGCATCTATACCCTGCCCGATGGCCGACCGTTCTTCGCGACGCTCTATCAGCCAGAACCCCAGTTTCTTGCCACCCTGAATCAGGTCGCCAAGGTATGGGCGACGCGTCCTGCGGCCGTGGCGCAGGATGCCGACAAGCTCACCGGCCTGATGCGGCGTGTGCTGGATCAGCAGGCGCAGGCCCAGACACTGGATGCGTCCTTGATCGCACGAACGGCGCAGGATCTGATGCAGCAGATCGATCCGTTCGAGGGGGGCTTCGGCGATGGCGTGAAATTCCCCGATACCGCCCGCCTGATGTTCCTGCTGGACCAACTGGGCCATGGGACCTTGCCGCCCGACCAATTGGCGTCGCTGCGCGATAGTCTGAATTTGACCCTTGAGCACATGCGGCGCGGCGGTATCTACGATCAGCTGGGCGGTGGCTTTTTTCGATACAGCACGACCCCCGACTGGCGCGTGCCCCATTTCGAGAAGATGGCCTACGATCAGGCGGAGCTGGCCCGGACCTATCTGCGTGCCGGTCTGGTCCTTGGGCGGCACGACTACTGGCAGACGGCCGAGGATACGCTGGATTTCGTGTTGGCGCACATGCGCGCACCCGATGGCGGCTTCATCGCGGCCCTGGATGCCGACAGCGCCTTGCCGACGGGCTCGGCTGCGTCGATCGGCAACCAGGACGCCCCGGGCCCATTGCACGAAGGCGCGTTCTATACCTGGCGTCCGAGCGAGATCGAGGCGGTGCTTTCCCCGGCTGATGCGCGCCTGGCGATGGCCTACTGGCGGATCTCCCCGTCCGGGGATATCGAGGGCATGAGCGTGCCGCATCGTGCCAGCGCCGCGGATGAGGCGCTACTCGCCAAATTTCACCATCTGAGCCCGGCGGCGTTGTCGGAGAAAATGGCCACCCTTCGGGAACGGCTGAATCACATTCGGGCGCGTCGACCGGCCCCGCGCCAGGACGGCAATCGGATTGCCAGCTGGAATGGTCTGCTGATTCGGGCGCTGGCCGACGGGGGGCGGTTGTTGGGTCAGCCTCGGTTCGTTCATGCCGCCGCCGCGGCCGCGCGTTTCGTCGATCGCAAGATGCGCTTGCCGGATGGTGGCCTGGCGCACAGCTTCAACCGCGGGGTGGCGAGTGGTGTGGCCAATCTGGCCGATCATGCCGATTATGCGTTGGGCCTGATTGCACTGTATGACGCCACGGGGGATCGGACCTGGCTGAAGCAGGCGGAAGTCCAGGCCACCCGCATCCGGCAGAATTTCGCCGCCCCGGCCGGCGGATATGTCGACCAGCCAACGACGTCGTCCGCGGCGGGGGTGGTGCAGGATCTTCCCGTCCGTCCCTACGAGGACAGCCCGGAGCCCGCCGGCAATGTCCAGGCGTTGCGTCTGTTCATGGCACTGACCCGCCGCGGGAGCACCGCTGTGGATTCGGAACTGGCCGAGGGGCTTATTGCGGCGTTTTCGGGGCTCGTCGCCCGCGATCCGCAGGCATCGACGGGGATGCTGGCCGCATTGACCGGCGAGCGGATGGGCGCCATCGACACGCAGGCCTATGGGGCGCATGGCGGTTTTCATGCCCAGATCCATCGTCGGGATCGCGGGCAGTTCGATGTGGACCTGGTTTTCGCGCCGGGCTGGCATATCAATGCGCATGAAACCCGGGGCGATCTGATCGCCACCCGCTTGACGGCCGTATCCCCCCTGAAGCTGGCCCTGGTGGATTACCCGGTCGGCAAGACCATGCGGCTGGCATTCAGCGACGCGCCACTGAATCTCTATCTGGGCAAAACCCGGATCAGCGGCGTCGTTCCGCCGGATGCGCTGGCGTTCCCGCAGCGGGTTCGACTGGATTACCAGGCCTGCAACGACGAAATCTGTCTGGCACCGACTCAGGTGACGCTCTGGCTGCCGCCCGTGCACTGA
- a CDS encoding DUF4124 domain-containing protein, whose translation MSRIRVFRAAMTYGALPLLVVFVAGAHAEQATIYQCKDKNGTVVFSGTPCSPDAQPRVIEAPNAGTGGASARQGIDDLAKQYDARQAQARKEAAETARAEREARAAEAAQADRASPPPVIQNDYYYGSGYGTGYGGYPFPGGYPGVARGGLGGSIDSRGQWSVGGYWGDGFPRGAHDRDHDRRSPAPPYRPPESPGISGRFPGGIPGMRQ comes from the coding sequence ATGAGCAGGATTCGGGTATTCCGGGCGGCGATGACGTACGGCGCGTTGCCCCTGTTGGTCGTTTTCGTCGCCGGGGCGCATGCGGAGCAGGCCACCATCTACCAATGCAAGGACAAGAACGGGACAGTGGTCTTTTCAGGCACGCCCTGTAGTCCGGATGCCCAACCGCGCGTGATCGAGGCGCCGAACGCCGGAACCGGAGGTGCTTCGGCGCGGCAGGGGATCGACGATCTGGCCAAGCAGTACGATGCGCGCCAGGCGCAGGCCCGCAAGGAAGCGGCGGAAACCGCGCGTGCCGAGCGCGAAGCACGGGCGGCAGAAGCGGCGCAGGCTGATCGGGCTTCGCCGCCGCCCGTCATCCAGAACGATTATTACTATGGGTCTGGCTATGGCACTGGCTATGGCGGCTATCCGTTCCCGGGCGGGTATCCCGGTGTTGCGCGCGGTGGATTGGGCGGCTCGATCGACAGCAGGGGGCAATGGTCGGTTGGCGGTTACTGGGGGGATGGCTTTCCCCGCGGTGCGCACGACCGCGACCACGATCGGCGATCACCGGCGCCCCCCTATCGCCCACCGGAGAGCCCCGGTATCTCGGGCCGGTTTCCCGGGGGCATCCCGGGCATGCGTCAGTAA